A genomic window from Flavobacterium phycosphaerae includes:
- a CDS encoding HU family DNA-binding protein gives MAVTFKMIPKKNMQVSPPEVKYYPCAVSQGRVDLDTLSQIVASRSTVSEADCYGVIVGLTRAIGESLLNGHIVDIDFLGSFALTLQGTAADSEADLGKANIKKTKVIFSPSKGLKSRLKEISFKRLR, from the coding sequence ATGGCTGTTACGTTTAAAATGATTCCCAAAAAGAACATGCAGGTTAGCCCACCCGAGGTTAAATACTACCCTTGTGCGGTGAGTCAGGGCAGAGTAGATTTAGACACCTTATCCCAAATAGTGGCTTCGCGCTCTACGGTAAGTGAGGCCGATTGTTATGGTGTGATTGTAGGATTGACTAGGGCAATAGGAGAATCGCTCCTGAATGGTCATATCGTAGATATTGATTTTTTGGGTTCGTTTGCGCTGACTTTGCAAGGCACTGCTGCCGACAGTGAAGCCGATTTAGGCAAGGCTAACATCAAAAAAACTAAAGTGATTTTCAGTCCGTCTAAGGGATTGAAATCAAGATTAAAAGAAATTAGCTTTAAGCGACTGCGGTAA
- a CDS encoding sensor histidine kinase, whose translation MILNDPFFIGICFFTIGFLSLVGFTSAYLNYLFKSKTYRYYSLYIVTLLLFIVAVYAKDTGDFPLKSDRRNVMQLVVDGLQMLSALLFCAFIYHAMVSQDVKYKKLKKAYYSFIAFTGFYFIIMLLFPDFVRVSFSFFVLTRVIIYLISILFYYHMAKGLKIVFFRYLFLATTFLFVSGILALWDSTVNAKTSIYTGFHYLCYGYFFENICFIGAFIYKYFIVDKEKREVEHQHKMQLFTTKFEIQQQTMEYIGKEIHDNIGQKLTLASLYTQQLEYKNTEPDSKESIDNVSLLINESLAEMRELTKSLIDNAIEKNSIYKLIKEECERVKKLKLFTVKLSCNIKDIDLDYQSKTILVRILQEFFQNSIKHSECKNLTLQLNVSDKNVVLMLVDDGKGFDISKTYTNGIGLNNMKKRTEMLEGQFTLESQLSIGTKVTVTLPLK comes from the coding sequence ATGATTTTAAACGACCCTTTCTTTATTGGAATTTGTTTTTTTACTATAGGCTTCTTGTCTTTGGTAGGGTTTACCAGTGCCTATCTCAACTACCTTTTCAAATCAAAAACGTATCGGTATTACAGCTTGTATATAGTAACGCTGTTGTTGTTTATTGTGGCGGTTTATGCTAAAGACACTGGTGATTTTCCCTTAAAATCAGACAGGCGCAATGTTATGCAGTTGGTGGTGGATGGGTTACAAATGCTGAGTGCTTTACTCTTTTGCGCTTTTATTTACCATGCCATGGTTTCGCAGGATGTAAAATATAAAAAACTCAAAAAGGCTTATTATTCCTTTATAGCCTTTACTGGGTTCTACTTTATCATCATGCTGCTTTTCCCTGATTTCGTTAGGGTTAGCTTTTCCTTTTTTGTACTGACGCGAGTAATTATTTATCTGATTTCGATACTGTTTTATTACCACATGGCAAAAGGGCTTAAAATAGTCTTCTTCCGTTACTTGTTTTTAGCAACAACTTTTTTATTTGTGTCCGGGATTTTGGCTCTTTGGGACTCAACGGTCAATGCCAAAACGAGCATTTATACCGGTTTTCATTACTTATGTTATGGGTACTTCTTTGAAAATATTTGTTTTATCGGAGCCTTTATTTACAAGTATTTTATAGTGGATAAAGAAAAACGCGAAGTAGAACACCAGCACAAAATGCAGCTTTTTACCACGAAATTTGAAATACAGCAGCAAACGATGGAATACATTGGCAAAGAAATTCACGATAACATAGGTCAAAAGCTCACCTTAGCCAGTTTGTATACCCAACAATTGGAATATAAAAACACCGAACCTGACAGCAAAGAGAGTATTGACAATGTAAGCCTGTTGATTAATGAATCCTTGGCCGAGATGCGGGAATTAACAAAATCCCTTATCGACAATGCCATAGAAAAAAACAGCATTTATAAGTTGATTAAAGAAGAATGTGAACGGGTTAAGAAACTAAAGTTGTTTACGGTAAAACTCAGCTGCAACATTAAAGATATTGATTTGGATTATCAATCGAAAACCATTTTGGTTCGAATACTGCAAGAGTTTTTTCAGAATAGCATTAAGCATTCCGAATGTAAAAACTTAACTTTACAACTCAATGTTTCCGATAAAAATGTAGTACTGATGCTGGTAGACGATGGTAAGGGGTTTGACATTTCTAAAACCTACACTAACGGAATCGGCTTAAACAACATGAAAAAAAGAACCGAAATGCTCGAGGGCCAATTTACACTGGAAAGCCAACTCAGTATAGGAACCAAAGTAACCGTAACCTTACCACTCAAATGA